The Halictus rubicundus isolate RS-2024b unplaced genomic scaffold, iyHalRubi1_principal scaffold0472, whole genome shotgun sequence genome includes a window with the following:
- the LOC143364349 gene encoding uncharacterized protein LOC143364349: MFRASSKEAAAIAGQLSKEGVRWKFIPPGAPHFGGLWEAAVRSVKHHLRRVVGDHAHTYEELATFLCQVEACLNSRPLQALTDDPEDLTPLTPGHFLVGGPLLATPEPTLHDVPTSRLSRWQQLQQRVEHFWRRWSAEYLHQIQTRRKWTTTQPSLGVGDLVLVKSEATPPTKWPLARITDAHPGADGHVRVITVRTATTSFTRPVTKIVRLLQTGENQA, translated from the coding sequence ATGTTCCGGGCATCGTCCAAGGAAGCAGCTGCCATCGCCGGACAGCTGTCCAAGGAGGGAGTGCGGTGGAAATTCATTCCACCAGGAGCACCTCACTTCGGCGGGCTATGGGAGGCAGCCGTCCGCTCCGTGAAGCACCatctccgtcgcgtcgtcggcgaCCACGCTCACACGTACGAGGAGCTGGCGACGTTCCTCTGCCAGGTGGAGGCGTGCCTGAATTCGCGTCCACTCCAGGCACTGACGGACGACCCAGAGGACCTGACCCCCCTGACGCCGGGACACTTCCTCGTCGGAGGCCCCCTCCTGGCCACCCCGGAGCCCACGCTGCACGACGTCCCTACCTCGCGGCTCTCCCGGTGGCAACAACTCCAACAGCGGGTGGAACATTTTTGGCGACGTTGGTCCGCAGAATACCTGCACCAAATTCAAACGCGAAGGAAGTGGACAACCACCCAGCCATCCCTGGGCGTCGGGGACCTCGTGCTGGTGAAGTCCGAAGCCACCCCCCCCACGAAGTGGCCGCTCGCACGCATCACCGACGCCCACCCTGGAGCCGACGGCCATGTCCGGGTCATCACCGTTAGAACAGCCACCACTTCGTTCACCCGGCCGGTAACAAAAATAGTCCGACTTCTCCAGACCGGAGAGAACCAGGCATAA